The segment CGTACACCCGCATCAGCCGCCCTTGTCCCACGGCGGCCACAGCCTGCTTCAGAGCGATATTTCGCGGGCGTTCCGTCAAGCCCAAGCGCGCGCAGCCCACACCCACCGCACCGGAAGAAACCAACACTACTCGATGTCCTTGCTGCCGCAAACCCGCTAAAATTTCGACTAATGCAGCAATAGTTGACAGAGCTAAGTTTCCGGTAGTCGATCGAGTCAGCGTCGAAGTTCCTATTTTAACAACAATAGTTTGAGTCATTAGTCAGTTGTCAGTTGTCAGTTGTCAGTTGTCAGTGGTTAGTGGTCGGTAGTCAGTGGTCAGTTGTTAGTGGTCAGTTGTCAGTTGTTAGTGGTCAGTTGTCAGTGGTCGGTAGTCAGTGGTTACTGATTATTGGGATATCTTCAACAATAACAAATAACAATTACCAACTGCCAACTGCTTTCGGAGTCAACTGTCAACTGTCAACTGTCAACTATCAACTGCTTTCGGAGTCAACTGTCAACTGTCAACTGTCAACTCTTCGACTCCCCTCGACTTCGCGGGCGGGCAAGTCGCGAGCGCGCTCTTCTGTCAACCCCTCGACTCCGCGGGCGGGCTCTTCTGCCAACTGCCAACTGTCAACTGTCAACTGTCAACTGACTACTTTCTGCTATCAAGAGAAGCCCCTAAAGCTTCAGATACCCAAACTTCAAAAGAGCGCACCGGATATTTGCGTACCGCATAGGCAGCATCCACCATTGGCTCAACTAAAATAGTAAACATACCCAAACGATTGCCTGCCAAAACATCAGTAAAAAGTCGATCGCCCACCATCGCCACCTGTTCCACCGGCAAATTCATCGCCGTCACTGCTGTTCGCAACTTGCGGCGCGACGGCTTACCCGCACCAGTAATGTAAGGTAGATTCAAAGATTGAGCAATTCGACCGATCCGAGTTTCGCTTAAATTATTGCTCGCTAGCCACAGCGATACTATCGGTTTAATTTCTTCCACCCACAGGCTGAGTTCCTCAGAAGCATTCATTGCTGTAATGGGAACTAGAGTTTCATCCACATCCAACACTAATCCTTTGATCTGATATTTCTCCAGAATATCGGAAGTTAAATTTACGATCGAGTCGCCTAAAACTAAGTCAGGCTGTAGTAGTTTACCCCAAGTCATAATGATTTTAGATTTTAGATTTTAGATTTTAGATTTTAGATTGAGAAATAAGACATGGAAAGTTCAACATTGAGAAAGTAAAAAATCAAAAGTCAATAATTCTGACTTTGGCTTTGTAACTTTTGACTTTTTACTTATGTATTGCTCCGACCGCAATCTATTGACCCGATCGCACTTTCTGGTCAACTTGAGCCACAGCAGCATCGTGTTCAGCCTGAGTGCGGCTGAAAATGTGAGTGCCGTCGTAGCGAGCCATAAAATACAGGTATTCTGTATTTTCAGGAGCCAGAGTCGCTTCCAGACTGGGGATTCCCGGAGCTGCAATGGGAGTTGGTGGCAGCCCTACATTCATATAAGTATTGTAGGGAGAAGGCGTTTCCACCTGCTTAAAAGTTAGAGGTTTTTCCTTAGTTTGCCTGATGCCGAGGGCGTATTCCACGGTCGGATCGGAACCCAGCTTCATACCCTTATTCAAGCGGCTGGTAAACACCCCAGCAATGCGATGCCGCTCAGAAGCAACCACAGCTTCTTTTTCCACAATACTCGCCAACGTTACCCACTCTTTTAATGACAGCTTAGTATTGTTCTGATTTTTTTGAAAGACCGGCAAAGCTATCCGCTCGAAACGGCCGAGCATTTGTTTGATGACAGCTTGCGGGCTGACGGCATCGCCGTCTAACTGATAAGTATCCGGGTACAAAAACCCTTCCAAATGAGGCAGGCCGCTCGGCAGCCAAGGGTACTCAGCGTAGGGAACTTGACTCGCCGCCGCCATAAAATCCTTAGCCGGGAAAAAACCTTGCGCTTCAAAATAAGCGCTCATTTGTTGCAGCGACCACCCTTCGGGAATCGTGAAACTCTGCTGTACAACTTCACCCTGCCAAATTTTCCCAGCAACCACACTCAGGGGCTGAGTCGGTGACAGTTGGTAAGTTCCGGCTTTAAAACCTCCGTCGCGGTTTTGCAGCGTCAACCAGCGGGCCCACATATTCCATGCCCCTGCCGATCGAATTAAGCCAGCGGCCTCTAAATCCTGCCCGATTTTTTGACTGGAAGTACCGGGGGGGATTTGGATAGAAACAGCACCATCCTTTCCCGGGGAATTTGACGTTTCAACCCCTTTAGGGGGCGCCGAAGCCCAGCTCCACCAAGCCCAGCCTTGCCAAGCGCCAATTCCCCAAATTGCCGGCAGCAAAGCCAGATAAAACAACCATTTAGAAACTTGCCGAGTACCCTTTCGGCTCTCGCGCGCGCTGCCTTTTGTCAGTTGTTCTTTACTCATAGTCCCTTGTCCTCGATAAGCGCCAATTAACTAACGACTAATCACTAATCACGGCCCACGCGATCGATACGGGCCCCGACACGAGCGTCAGCATCGATTCCCAAATCTTAGACCAAAGTTACGGATGCCAGATTCATCTGTTGAGTAAATCTCTCATTCTTTAATCTAAAATCGACTTACCTGCGATTGATGACCTAAAAGTTACAGATACCAGCCCTTTAAAAAACCCCATCCACGCGGCAGAATTGAACAGCCAGAGCTGACAGGGCAGAGGGGGCCATATCGAAAAAGTTCGATCGACCTAGCAGTTTACTATCTTATAAAATAGTCAAAGATTCTGCTTGTTGCCTCATGCCTTGTGCCTGCAATTAATATCTAATCAAGCTCATCAAAGAACTGGTCTTCCAGCATGGGCAACATCGGTTCCAGCCTTTGGAACTCTTCTTCCGAGAGCAATTCAGGCTTGCCGTCATCATTCATTCGAGCCAAAATAAAGAACGGATCGAGAGGTGTATAGATGGCATATTCCTGTTCTTCGTGATAGAAGCTGGTCAACCACATCAGTTCCTCAAACTCCGACTCCTCATCAGGATCGGCATTAGGCTCCAAATCCTCGTCGGGAAATTCCGGCAATTCGCCAACCACAGTCAGCGTCACCGCCGTGCGCCGGAGCGTCAAATTCTGCTCTTGCAGGACAACTCTAGCAGTATCAAAAATTTGGTCTATTTCGGTCTCGTCTTCTACAGGAATTGCTGCTTCGTCGGCGTCGTCTCCGTGCCAAGTAAAAATTTCTACGGGAGAGTCGATCGGCAGCAGCAAAGCGTATTCTTGACCTTCTAAGTTCATCGAATATTCTATATTGCAAGTCAGCGATCGCCCAAGTTCATCCGTCAGGGTGACGGACTCTTGATTGGAACTGCCATTCTCTTTGCGGTATGGGGATGAGGACATCGCGTGTATCTTTTTTTCCGTCAATAATTCAGTAATGTTGGCTTGACAATTAGGAGTTTTCGTGGCGATATTCTGGTCGATCGGGCGATCGCCAGTCCACAAGCTTAAACCGCGAGACTCGCGGCATTTTCCGCCTGCGACGAGTGCAGCGTTTAAATCTCGGTTGAGTCCGCAAGCGACACTCAGGAAAAATCACAATTTTGTGCTTCTTCAGTATCGAGGGTACAGCGGAATTTTCTCTCCTCTGTCAACGGTTACAGGCGTGCGTAGCAAACTTGCACAACTAGGATATCACGCCTGTGTTACTACCTATCGGGATTGGGAATTGCGGCTATCTTTTGCCTCCGCTCGTCCAACCACTGCTGCAAAATCATGGCTGCTGCTTTGCGATCGATCAAACCCTTATTTCGCGAGGGCGACATCCCTTGAGCTTGGATCAATTCCTCGGCGCCCACAGAAGTCAGGCGCTCGTCGGCGTATTCTAGCGGCAGCTCTAAGGCGGAGGCGATGCGACTGGCGTATTTCTGGACTTGTCGGGCTTGAGCGCCGACTTCTCCATTCAGCGAGTAGGGCAACCCTGCCACCAAAATTTGCACTCTCCGCTCTTGCACGAGCTCTCTGAGATAAGCTACATCTCGATCGAAGGACGATCGTACCAGAGTAGTAATCCCTGTAGCGATTAAACCAGTGCCGTCACACCCGGCGATGCCGACTCGTTTGCTGCCGATATCTAATCCCAGGGCTGAAATCCATAATTTGTTGGACATTAATCTATCGATTTTAGATTTTAGATTTTAGATTTTAGATTTGCGCTTTTAGGTTTTAGATTTGCGCTTTTAGATTTTAGATTTACTTCTTTCTTACTTAGCAAAATATTTTTTTAACGAACCGCGAAGGCGCGAAAAACGCGAAGGAAGAAGGGAAGAAGTTGAGTTTTTAAAGGTTTGTAGTGAGGACTTCAGTCCGCTCTTTCATAAGGACTAAAGTCCTCACTACAAACCTTTAATTGAGCGGAAATTTAGATTTACTTCTTTCTTACTTAGCAAAATATTTTTTTAACGAACCGCGAAGACACGAAAAACGCGAAGGAATAAGGGAAGAAGTTGAGTTTTTAAAGGTTTGTAGTGAGGACTTCAGTCCGCAGAATAAGAAGGACTAAAGTCCTCACTACAAACCTTTAATTGAGCGGAAATTTAGATTTACTTCTTTCTTACTTAGCAAAATATTTTTTTAACGAACCGCGAAGACACGAAAAACGCGAAGGAAGAAGGGAAGAAGTGGAGTTTTTTGGGTTTGTAGTGAGGACTTTAGTCCTCTGATTTATGCGGACTAAAGTCCTCACTACAAACCGTTAATTGACCGGACATTATATCAGGAATTAGGTCTTATTCTTGGGCGTCGCCGTCGATCGGCAACTCCGGCAAATAAGGAGGCAAAGTGCTGCTAGCATCTGTTGCTGCTGATTCGGGATTTTGGCCGTTCAAAGGGTTAAGTCGATCGGCTTGATTTTTTCCTGAGTCCAACAAAAACGGCTTAATCTCAGACGACGCGGGCCCTGCTGGGGCTTCTGGGGCCATGGGGCCGAGCCAGGACATCCGTCCGGGTACGGGTTTGCGAGTTGGCTGGAAGCTCTGCAACACTTCTGATAGCTGGAGTCCTTCGAGGGAGACTAACTTGGACTCGCGCAATTTGTGCCACACCGATCGCGACATCAGCAAGGTGTGTTCTAGACGCACGGCTCCAAATTGCTCTAAATAAGCTTCCCGTTCGGGTTGGTAGTCGGCGGAAGCCAGTTGCAGGCTTTGAACTGGGAAATCTTGAACGAGCCGCGCCATCTGGGACAGCAGTTCTGGGTACAGCCAAGTGTAGGCCGGGTGTACGGTTAGCTGGGCGACGTGCGGCTGCTGGCCGTTGCGGGATAGCTGCACCTGAAAATAGCCGATCGCAGCTTTCCGCTGCGGTTCAAACACGTAGGCGGTGACTACTTCTGTTTTTCCCAGCCACTGTCTGACACCTTCAAATAAAGCGCCGAAAAAACTGGTTTTGAAATCTTGAATGTGCCGATCGAATACTTGACGCACTAAGGGCGGCATGGATGCGGTATCGAGTTGGTACAGCAATTGAGCGTCCGCGTTGCTGACCGGCAGCAGGTTGGGCAAATCTGGCGTCGAGTTGGCCATTTCTTGGAGGCGTTCGGGGGCGATCGTCCAGTAAGTCATCTGCGCCAAAGGCTGAAACCCGTTCTGACGGTACAAAGCCAGGGAAGTTTTATCCCCGACATTCACCTCCAGCAGCCACGTGCGCGCCTCGCAGACTGCCTCGAAGCAGTACCGCATCAGCATCGAACCAATGCCTTTGCTGCGGGCTTCTGGGTCTACTCCGACGCGATCGATCCGCCAAGTGCTGCGGGTGCGGTTAAACGGAGAAATCTGAATTATCCCCTTAACTGCACCTTCTTCTTCGGCAACGTGGGCGCGGAACAGAGACTGGCCAGGGTTGGGAAACCAGCTAAACAGCTTTAGCAGTCCGTACCAGCGACGAATCTGCTGCAACTTTTTACCTAGTATTAAGTCGCAGCTTGCGCCCTTGCGGTTTTCTGGTGCGTCGGCTGTTTCCGCGCACAGTTGTTCCATCGCCTCGATGTCGCGGTACTGAAACGGGCGAATTACAACCTGGTTTTGGTTCTGGGAGGTAAATGAAGTCATATAGCAATTCTCAAGTGAGGTATAAATTGATAATTGGTAATTGGTTATTGGTAATTGGTAATTGGTAATTTTACCCAGAGCTAAGTCTAAGGGCGGTCATTTGTCAGTTGTCATTTTTCAGTTGTCAGTTGTCAGTTTTTGGCAAATCCCTCACTAATTTTGAGAAGAGTGATAGAAACAAATAGGATAGGACACTACAATTGAAAATTAAATGTCTTCTTGAAGAAAGAGGAAGAGTTAGGCAAGTTTTTAGTTGAAAATTGGCGACTTGTGAATTCAAAACTTATAACTCATAACTCTTAATTCTTCTCTCTTTCTTGCTGGATATAAAGTTAAAAACTTTAAATCACTTTTTCGACTGTTTAATTTTCAGTTGTCAGCTCAAGATTTTTGGGGCAGAGGTCGAATTAAAACGACTGGTGTTCGCTCGTCAGCATTCCCAGCGGGGTTGCTGCGTAAGGCTTGCTCTAAAAATGTTACCGATAAATCGGAGGTCGCTGCTAATATCTTAACTGCTTTCAAGTCATTAGCGTCTACGATCGCCGCGGCAAGTCCGGTTTCTCGTTGAATTTCCTCTACAATTTGCTGGGGATTGTCCGGGCCCAGCACGATAAATTGGTCGAAGGGAGGCAAAGTCCCGGTAACGTCGTCGATTAGCCTTGCTTGTTCCCCTGCAAGTTGGTAAAAGACTCCCGGTTTACCGAATATTTTAGCTAAAGCGCCGATCGCAAATGCTGCGACTACGCGCCCTGGCCCAACTACATCAACCAATGTCTGCATTCCGCAAGCTGTGGCCAAACTCGACATCGGCAAGAAAAACAAGCAGACTCGCTTGGCTACCCATCCGGGCTTGACTTCGCTGGGATGGCGGTAACGCCCCTGCATCAAGGCTAGGGGAGTTTCTGCGAGGGCGACGATATCGCCTTTCTCGGCGCGCGGTAACACGTAACGCTTGACAATTTCGACGGGATTGTCGAGTTCAGCGAGGATGTGGGTGCGAATTGGGAATACTTCTGCAACACCGACATTGCGGGCGGTGGGTACGGTGTCGGAGTTGGGAAATTGCAACGGGACTACTACGTTGCGGACTCTGGGGATGCGCCCGCCGGGGCCGTAGACGACGAAATGTATTTGCACCCAAGCTGACTGCAATTTGTTTAAATCTTGCCCTTGAATGTCTACGGAAACTTTGATTTTTGTGGTTTGTTGGGCTTTAATAATATAGCCGAACCAGTAATCGTCCGATCGGGCTTTTGCGTCTTTGTGGCAAGGAATGACTTTTGTCTGGGAAGTCACGCCATCCAAACTTCCGTCTGATAGCAGTTTCACCTCTGCGCGCACATCTGGCAACATAATCTCGAACCGTTGTGTCAGATTGCGGAATTCCATTTCACCGACTAAAAGATAGCGGTTGGGTTCGTTTATGGCTAAGTGCCATTCTCCGGCTGTAAGTTCTAGTTTATTTGGACTCCCACTCCGGCGATAGTTCAACTCTAGGCCCAATCCGCCCAATGCTAGCAGCGAACCGGCTGCTGCGATTCCTGTTGCTAAAGTCTCAATCACTCAAATCACCGCCAATAATATTTTGTGTTTACTGTAGTCGATCTCGGGTACTTCGAGATCCGATCCGGCAGTAATTGGATTTGCTGGGCTTGCTGGGGGCGATGCAATTGAGTGAATTTGGCGGGCTGTGGGGATGGGATGTGCGATCGCACTTGGGATGTTGGGATGTGCGATCGACCTTGAGTTAAAATGTAGAATATCAAGCAATACGGTTTACTTAACACTATTTATGCCCCGGAGATCCCCCTAAATCCCCCTTAAGAAGGGGGACTTTGAGAGCATTCTTGTCCCCCCCTTCGTAGGGGCGGTGCCCCTGTGCCCGCCCTGGTTAGGGGGGATATCTCTTAAGTGAACCGTATTGGAATATCAAATTACCTCGCCTTGTGGGAATGCAGTTGAGCGATGGATAAATTAGAGTATTATCGTCATTTGATTCGGAAAGTTTTAACTGAATATTATGAGTTGGACGCCAAATCTACCGATTCAACGCTAGAAAGTGCGCTGATTTTTGACGAAGGGCACGACCATTATTTATTGATAGTAATGGGTTGGCAGGGACAAGAACGGATTAAGGTAAATACTATTCACGTGCGATTGCGGGATGGCAAAATTTGGATTGAGGAGGATTGGACAGAAGATGGGGTGGTGACAGATTTTTTGCAGGCTGGCGTGCCGCGGGAGGATATTGTATTGGCGTTTCATCCACCGCATTTACGGCAATATACAGAATTTGCGATCGCTTGATTGCTTGATTGCTTGATTGTGCGATCGCCCATCTAACCATCTCACCTAATTCGTTTAAAATGTAAATAAAAAGCAGCGATTGCCCTATGACACTAGCCATCACCCCAATCAAGCAGTATATCGAACAACGCAACGAAAGCTATTGGATTGAAGGAACTCGGATTTCTCTCGATTCAGTCGTTTATTCCTTCTTAAATGGAGAAACTCCTGAAAGTATTGCCCAAAATTTTCCACTGCTTTCCCTAGAACAAGTTTATGGTGCGATCGTCTTTTATCTTGCCAACCGAGAAATGGTGGATGCGTACTTAAAAGAGGGTGAAGCAGAATTTAAGCAATTGCAACAGTCTTTGAGACAAAAAAGTCCACTTTTGTATCAACAATTAATAACTGCTCAAAGTCGGTGAGTACGATCGCGCAGCACTTGTTTGTAGCGCAAACCTGCTGCTTTGAGCGCTTGATTTGGCGGGGTTGGATTCAGGAGAGTATTCACAAAAGCTTCGCTATCCTCAATGTCAAGTTTCAATCGTTGATGCTGTTCAATAACTTTGCAAGCGACTGCTTGAACGCTAGCGATGACGAAATCTGTTAAAGTGCGTCCTTCTAAGTCAGCAGCTTTTTGCCAAAGGGCTTTAATCTCTGGACTGACACGAGCTTCCAATCGGGCAGATTCTTCCGATTTAGTAGTTTTAGTCATAGAAAATACAATCGATCTAATCTTTTTATTTTATACGGCAAAATGCCGTATGTCAACCAGAGGAAGTTAGGAGGCGATCGCACTTGGGATGCGGCGAAGTGCGATCGACCTTCTCACCATCTACCCTGATTCGCTCATCTTAATTTCAAAAATAAGTTTTTGTCTTACCTATGAAACCTGTAAAAGATTGCACATTCATGCTTGTAAAAATCGCCCTTATCACAATATTCACTTCCCAACTCACTCAGAGTGTAAGCGCTCAATCCATCACTGACAAAAGCTGCGTCGCTGATATTGTCGGTGAAGATATTGGCTCACAAGTTAATATCAGGTCTGGTGCGGGAAGCATTTTTAGCGTTGTAGGCACAGTATCGGTAGGAAATTTAGTGATTGTCGCCAATGACGACCAAAATAAAAGTAGTGTCGTGTCTCCACTCAGTCGCAAAGATAGCGAAGGAAATGTCTGGTATTTGACTACAAGATTGAGAGCAAGTGAGTACAAAGGTTGGATCAAAGCAGATTTTTTGCAACTGAAATGTCCGAATCCCTAGGTGAAGCAAAAAAATAGAGGCTGCACTCTGGACGCACCTTGATTGTGATTTAAATAGACGATCGCCCAAACAACTCTCTCAAGCTATTTACTTAAGTATTAGCAGCTCATCATCGAGTATCAGTTTGCCAAAGTCTCTACGAGAATCCCCTGAGATAGCAGTTTTCAGTTGAGATATCGGTAAGGACAATGCACTGTCGTATTTCATAGAATTGACAACTGCTATGGAAGTGTGGCTGTCTGTCGGGGCGAGTTATTAAATTAACAATACAAAATACTTGCTTCAATCATTTTTGGGTTAATATCGATACATAAACACAAATTAGGTAATCTGACAATAAAGGCGATCGCCCGACGATAAATGTCTCTTAAAAAAAATCTAGACTAAGTGTAGTTGAGCAAAAATAATATTTTCCTCGCTGGAATCGCGAGTTGCTATATGTCATCATCCCAGCCTTCAATGTTTAAGAAACTGATTGGTAATGCGCCGCTGCGAACCGTTTTGATTGTCCCATTCGTACTACAAATCATCGGTGCAGTCGGCATTGTTGGCTACTTATCCTTTCGCAACGGACAGAAAGCGGTTAACGATTTGGCATCTCAACTGCGGACAGAAATCAGCAGCCGCATTGATCAACACTTAGACAGCCAACTCGACACAGCCCGTCATCTTGCTCAAGTGAATGCCGATGCTTTTGACGTGGGATTGATCGATCCCAAAGATTTAGATAATATGGCTCGTTTCTTCTCGAAACAAATGCAATTGTTTAATATCGGCTACATCAGCTTTGGTGCTCCTGGAGGTGAGTTTGCAGGTGCTGGATATCAAGTAGATCAAAATAT is part of the Microcoleus sp. bin38.metabat.b11b12b14.051 genome and harbors:
- a CDS encoding DUF433 domain-containing protein, producing MTLAITPIKQYIEQRNESYWIEGTRISLDSVVYSFLNGETPESIAQNFPLLSLEQVYGAIVFYLANREMVDAYLKEGEAEFKQLQQSLRQKSPLLYQQLITAQSR
- a CDS encoding YqeG family HAD IIIA-type phosphatase yields the protein MTWGKLLQPDLVLGDSIVNLTSDILEKYQIKGLVLDVDETLVPITAMNASEELSLWVEEIKPIVSLWLASNNLSETRIGRIAQSLNLPYITGAGKPSRRKLRTAVTAMNLPVEQVAMVGDRLFTDVLAGNRLGMFTILVEPMVDAAYAVRKYPVRSFEVWVSEALGASLDSRK
- a CDS encoding XisI protein, with amino-acid sequence MDKLEYYRHLIRKVLTEYYELDAKSTDSTLESALIFDEGHDHYLLIVMGWQGQERIKVNTIHVRLRDGKIWIEEDWTEDGVVTDFLQAGVPREDIVLAFHPPHLRQYTEFAIA
- a CDS encoding DUF3727 domain-containing protein, which encodes MSSSPYRKENGSSNQESVTLTDELGRSLTCNIEYSMNLEGQEYALLLPIDSPVEIFTWHGDDADEAAIPVEDETEIDQIFDTARVVLQEQNLTLRRTAVTLTVVGELPEFPDEDLEPNADPDEESEFEELMWLTSFYHEEQEYAIYTPLDPFFILARMNDDGKPELLSEEEFQRLEPMLPMLEDQFFDELD
- a CDS encoding F420-0:Gamma-glutamyl ligase, coding for MIETLATGIAAAGSLLALGGLGLELNYRRSGSPNKLELTAGEWHLAINEPNRYLLVGEMEFRNLTQRFEIMLPDVRAEVKLLSDGSLDGVTSQTKVIPCHKDAKARSDDYWFGYIIKAQQTTKIKVSVDIQGQDLNKLQSAWVQIHFVVYGPGGRIPRVRNVVVPLQFPNSDTVPTARNVGVAEVFPIRTHILAELDNPVEIVKRYVLPRAEKGDIVALAETPLALMQGRYRHPSEVKPGWVAKRVCLFFLPMSSLATACGMQTLVDVVGPGRVVAAFAIGALAKIFGKPGVFYQLAGEQARLIDDVTGTLPPFDQFIVLGPDNPQQIVEEIQRETGLAAAIVDANDLKAVKILAATSDLSVTFLEQALRSNPAGNADERTPVVLIRPLPQKS
- the ruvX gene encoding Holliday junction resolvase RuvX; the encoded protein is MSNKLWISALGLDIGSKRVGIAGCDGTGLIATGITTLVRSSFDRDVAYLRELVQERRVQILVAGLPYSLNGEVGAQARQVQKYASRIASALELPLEYADERLTSVGAEELIQAQGMSPSRNKGLIDRKAAAMILQQWLDERRQKIAAIPNPDR
- a CDS encoding GNAT family N-acetyltransferase; its protein translation is MTSFTSQNQNQVVIRPFQYRDIEAMEQLCAETADAPENRKGASCDLILGKKLQQIRRWYGLLKLFSWFPNPGQSLFRAHVAEEEGAVKGIIQISPFNRTRSTWRIDRVGVDPEARSKGIGSMLMRYCFEAVCEARTWLLEVNVGDKTSLALYRQNGFQPLAQMTYWTIAPERLQEMANSTPDLPNLLPVSNADAQLLYQLDTASMPPLVRQVFDRHIQDFKTSFFGALFEGVRQWLGKTEVVTAYVFEPQRKAAIGYFQVQLSRNGQQPHVAQLTVHPAYTWLYPELLSQMARLVQDFPVQSLQLASADYQPEREAYLEQFGAVRLEHTLLMSRSVWHKLRESKLVSLEGLQLSEVLQSFQPTRKPVPGRMSWLGPMAPEAPAGPASSEIKPFLLDSGKNQADRLNPLNGQNPESAATDASSTLPPYLPELPIDGDAQE
- a CDS encoding SH3 domain-containing protein, encoding MLVKIALITIFTSQLTQSVSAQSITDKSCVADIVGEDIGSQVNIRSGAGSIFSVVGTVSVGNLVIVANDDQNKSSVVSPLSRKDSEGNVWYLTTRLRASEYKGWIKADFLQLKCPNP
- a CDS encoding DUF1778 domain-containing protein → MTKTTKSEESARLEARVSPEIKALWQKAADLEGRTLTDFVIASVQAVACKVIEQHQRLKLDIEDSEAFVNTLLNPTPPNQALKAAGLRYKQVLRDRTHRL
- the mltG gene encoding endolytic transglycosylase MltG translates to MSKEQLTKGSARESRKGTRQVSKWLFYLALLPAIWGIGAWQGWAWWSWASAPPKGVETSNSPGKDGAVSIQIPPGTSSQKIGQDLEAAGLIRSAGAWNMWARWLTLQNRDGGFKAGTYQLSPTQPLSVVAGKIWQGEVVQQSFTIPEGWSLQQMSAYFEAQGFFPAKDFMAAASQVPYAEYPWLPSGLPHLEGFLYPDTYQLDGDAVSPQAVIKQMLGRFERIALPVFQKNQNNTKLSLKEWVTLASIVEKEAVVASERHRIAGVFTSRLNKGMKLGSDPTVEYALGIRQTKEKPLTFKQVETPSPYNTYMNVGLPPTPIAAPGIPSLEATLAPENTEYLYFMARYDGTHIFSRTQAEHDAAVAQVDQKVRSGQ